A stretch of the Planktothricoides raciborskii GIHE-MW2 genome encodes the following:
- a CDS encoding bifunctional serine/threonine-protein kinase/formylglycine-generating enzyme family protein: MSLCINPNCQKPQNPDNQLFCQTCGSELLLAGHYKVTQLLSDKGGFGKTYQVEDLYDNNKVKVLKVLTLNVAKAVELFQQEAAVLKQLRHPGIPQGDGYIEFFPKNSQNPVHCFVMQYIEGMDLEEYLGQRGRPIDQKMALKWLKEIAEILQVVHGENFFHRDIKPSNIMLQPNGKLALIDFGTVREMTGTYMAKQNSGAITKISSAGFTPPEQENNRAVPQSDFFALGRTFVYLLTGKLPTDPAIYDSYNNELKWRGFTKEISPLLVDFIDELMAGKASQRPDNPGVILQRLAEIEYQLYPPPKPIPKPQPPKPKTQTVPPTLVSQPFLSRRKLIKIAGFAGVGIMGGYVWQEVWSDPPQPPLKKGGQEDSPPVSSGGQEDSPPVSSGGQEDSSPFSRGAGGDRFSFTTVKVNDRGEKINSESLQAEYSREDLGNGVTLDMVAIPGGTFMMGSPETEKERSSSEGSQRSVTVPAFFMAKYPVTQQQWQAVMGNNPSNFKGLNRPVENVSWNDAVAFCQKLSQKTGKNYRLPSEAEWEYACRAGTTTPFYFGETITTDLANYDGNYTYGNGPEGVYRQQTTDVGSFPPNAFGLYDMHGNVWEWCADHWHENYNGAPTDGSAWTSRGNSNLRLLRGGSWYGNPRRCRSARRYFRDPGYRGHDIGFRFGISLPRT; this comes from the coding sequence ATGAGTCTGTGCATCAACCCCAACTGCCAAAAACCGCAAAACCCTGACAATCAGCTATTTTGCCAAACCTGTGGATCGGAACTTCTCCTCGCAGGACACTACAAAGTCACTCAACTCCTCAGTGACAAAGGAGGTTTTGGCAAGACTTACCAGGTGGAAGATTTATATGACAATAACAAAGTCAAAGTCTTAAAAGTGCTGACTTTGAACGTTGCCAAAGCGGTGGAACTGTTCCAACAAGAAGCAGCAGTTCTCAAGCAACTACGGCATCCAGGAATTCCCCAGGGAGATGGATATATTGAATTTTTTCCCAAAAATAGCCAAAATCCCGTGCATTGTTTTGTGATGCAATATATCGAGGGGATGGACTTAGAAGAATATCTCGGGCAACGGGGGCGTCCCATCGATCAAAAGATGGCTTTAAAGTGGTTGAAAGAAATTGCGGAAATTCTCCAAGTGGTGCATGGAGAGAATTTTTTCCACCGGGATATTAAGCCTTCTAATATTATGCTCCAACCTAATGGCAAGTTGGCCTTAATTGATTTTGGCACAGTCAGGGAAATGACCGGGACTTATATGGCTAAACAAAATAGTGGGGCAATTACGAAAATTAGTTCCGCAGGGTTTACCCCACCGGAACAAGAGAATAACCGGGCAGTTCCCCAGTCGGATTTTTTTGCCTTGGGGCGAACTTTTGTCTATTTGCTGACGGGGAAGCTGCCCACTGACCCGGCAATTTATGATTCCTATAATAATGAGTTAAAGTGGCGGGGGTTTACTAAAGAGATATCGCCACTGTTGGTAGATTTTATTGATGAGTTGATGGCAGGAAAAGCCAGTCAGCGACCGGATAATCCCGGAGTGATTTTACAGAGATTAGCAGAAATAGAATATCAGCTTTATCCGCCACCAAAACCGATACCAAAACCGCAGCCACCAAAACCAAAGACTCAAACAGTTCCTCCTACTCTTGTTTCTCAGCCATTTTTGAGTCGCCGCAAGTTGATTAAAATTGCGGGGTTTGCGGGAGTGGGAATTATGGGAGGGTATGTGTGGCAGGAAGTTTGGTCAGATCCCCCCCAACCCCCCCTTAAAAAGGGGGGGCAAGAAGATTCTCCCCCCGTTTCAAGCGGGGGGCAAGAAGATTCTCCCCCCGTTTCAAGCGGGGGGCAAGAAGATTCTTCCCCCTTTTCAAGGGGGGCAGGGGGGGATCGCTTTTCTTTTACAACGGTGAAAGTAAATGATCGAGGAGAAAAAATTAACTCCGAATCACTGCAAGCAGAATATTCCAGAGAAGACTTAGGTAATGGTGTCACTCTGGATATGGTGGCTATTCCAGGGGGGACATTTATGATGGGTTCCCCAGAAACAGAGAAAGAGAGAAGTAGCAGCGAAGGGTCGCAGCGTTCGGTGACAGTACCCGCTTTTTTTATGGCTAAATACCCCGTGACTCAGCAGCAGTGGCAAGCAGTGATGGGAAATAATCCCTCTAATTTTAAAGGGCTAAATCGTCCGGTGGAAAATGTTAGCTGGAATGATGCAGTGGCATTTTGCCAAAAGTTATCGCAAAAAACGGGTAAAAATTATCGTTTGCCTTCGGAAGCAGAATGGGAATATGCTTGTCGCGCAGGAACTACCACCCCTTTTTATTTTGGGGAAACGATTACTACGGATTTAGCGAATTACGACGGAAACTACACTTATGGTAATGGGCCAGAAGGGGTATATCGTCAGCAAACCACTGATGTAGGCAGCTTTCCGCCCAATGCTTTTGGACTCTACGATATGCACGGGAATGTCTGGGAATGGTGTGCAGACCATTGGCATGAAAATTATAATGGTGCGCCGACCGATGGCAGTGCTTGGACATCTCGGGGAAATTCTAATCTGAGGCTGTTGCGTGGCGGAAGCTGGTACGGCAATCCCAGGCGTTGCCGTTCGGCGCGTCGTTACTTCCGCGATCCGGGCTATCGGGGTCACGATATTGGCTTCCGTTTTGGGATCTCCCTGCCGAGAACTTAA
- a CDS encoding DUF433 domain-containing protein, whose product MVQATEYLYIVRDDEILHGEPIVRGTRTPVRAIVETWRMGVAPEEISKGMPHLTLAQVFGALTYYSDHQAEINRYIEQNRIPDELIDPLVRDL is encoded by the coding sequence ATGGTTCAAGCAACAGAGTATCTTTACATTGTACGAGATGATGAGATTTTGCACGGAGAACCAATTGTCCGAGGCACTCGTACACCCGTTAGAGCAATTGTAGAAACTTGGCGCATGGGTGTCGCACCAGAAGAAATTTCCAAAGGAATGCCTCATTTAACTTTAGCACAAGTTTTTGGCGCATTAACTTACTACAGCGATCATCAAGCGGAAATTAATCGTTATATCGAGCAAAACCGCATTCCCGATGAACTGATTGATCCATTAGTGAGAGATTTGTGA
- a CDS encoding GAF domain-containing hybrid sensor histidine kinase/response regulator, with translation MLDFEISCELSGDVIPRLFRAFEEMISPLNALWIREHLACDLVATVTATKCEDFTLFLSEKFKALVLIGEKSSATSHPRQRIQIGLTFETEAIASFCNQLSSLSDLSGDRIAEIKAACQPLEPNDAKIQSQFTIRLLELISSEGASEAETSLLSYENEYPYVSICQPIENALQQQIKQEKLLYQVTTQIRQSLELPVILSTAVEEVRRCLDVDRLLIYEFAQNHLLKNSDKSCKKEHSAVPPSQTESNHYWGCTTYESRTSSEIPSILELELQNDLVSHLDLNNITSNPLTLAISDINIAYKNQKKLLEFMQKAQVKSELLLPIVVEEKLWGLLIAHQCSTIREWQENDRRFLRDIADHLAIAISQALLYRQLQEHKQILEERFHHQNQDLRDALIAAEAASRSKSEFLAAMSHELRTPLTCVIGMSSTLLRWSFGQLSDKQRHYLKTIHDSGEHLLELINDILEISQLEAGNAVLNLQKISLIQMADQMLSKMSEEARDSEISLQRDFQLKPEEDQLIADSRRIQQIFYNLLSNAIKFTPAGGKVTVRVWRESHHMILQVEDTGVGISPEHRPLIFNKFQQLDSSYHRRYEGTGLGLALTKQLVELHGGWINVTSEVGFGSIFTVGLPIKKFNHNPSVSDMEMNHNPLGGIVLIEEDEETATFFCDLLTNAGYQVVWLVDAIHALMNIEVLQPKLVIIDTPLSDIEDCELIEELRSNDSTSLLKILVLMSPELLPEDLTNFWEAGADDYLLKPINPEFFINKIKAFFAS, from the coding sequence ATGCTAGATTTCGAGATAAGTTGTGAATTAAGTGGTGATGTAATCCCTCGGTTGTTCCGGGCTTTTGAGGAAATGATTTCCCCTCTAAATGCTTTATGGATTAGGGAACATTTGGCGTGTGATTTAGTGGCGACGGTCACCGCAACAAAATGTGAAGATTTTACTTTATTTTTGTCAGAAAAATTTAAAGCCCTAGTCTTGATTGGTGAAAAATCATCCGCCACCAGCCACCCAAGACAGCGAATTCAGATCGGTTTAACTTTTGAAACCGAGGCGATCGCGAGTTTTTGTAATCAATTAAGCAGTTTATCAGACTTATCCGGCGATCGCATAGCCGAAATAAAAGCAGCCTGTCAGCCCCTTGAACCCAACGATGCTAAAATCCAAAGTCAATTTACGATCCGCTTACTAGAACTTATCTCCAGCGAGGGAGCGAGCGAAGCCGAAACATCGCTGCTGAGTTATGAAAATGAATATCCATATGTGTCAATTTGTCAACCAATTGAAAATGCCTTACAGCAACAGATTAAACAAGAAAAACTCCTGTATCAAGTCACCACTCAAATTCGCCAAAGCCTAGAATTACCAGTTATTTTGTCAACAGCGGTTGAAGAAGTGCGGCGGTGTTTAGATGTGGATCGACTTTTAATCTATGAATTCGCTCAAAACCACCTACTTAAAAACTCAGACAAGTCATGCAAAAAAGAGCATTCGGCTGTCCCACCGAGTCAGACCGAATCTAATCATTATTGGGGTTGCACAACCTATGAATCGAGAACCTCATCAGAGATTCCTTCGATTCTAGAGTTAGAATTGCAAAACGATTTAGTCTCCCATTTAGACTTAAACAATATAACATCTAACCCATTGACTTTAGCCATTAGTGATATTAATATCGCCTATAAAAATCAAAAAAAATTATTAGAATTTATGCAAAAAGCTCAGGTGAAGTCTGAGCTATTGTTGCCAATTGTGGTCGAGGAAAAACTTTGGGGTCTCCTGATTGCTCATCAATGTTCTACAATTCGTGAATGGCAAGAAAACGATCGGCGATTTCTCCGAGATATTGCCGATCATTTGGCGATCGCTATTAGTCAAGCCTTGCTATATCGTCAGCTACAGGAACACAAACAAATTTTAGAAGAAAGATTTCACCATCAGAACCAAGACCTACGGGATGCCTTGATTGCCGCCGAAGCAGCCAGCCGATCTAAAAGTGAATTTTTGGCGGCGATGAGTCACGAATTGCGGACTCCTTTAACTTGCGTAATCGGGATGTCTTCCACCTTGCTCCGTTGGTCATTTGGTCAACTGAGTGATAAGCAACGCCATTATCTAAAAACCATCCATGATAGCGGCGAACATCTCCTAGAATTGATTAATGATATCCTGGAAATTTCCCAACTCGAAGCGGGCAACGCTGTGTTAAATCTGCAAAAAATTTCTTTAATTCAAATGGCGGATCAAATGTTGAGTAAAATGTCAGAAGAAGCCCGTGATAGCGAAATTTCTTTACAGAGAGACTTTCAGCTTAAACCAGAAGAAGACCAGCTAATTGCTGATTCCCGGCGAATTCAACAAATTTTTTATAACTTATTAAGTAATGCCATAAAATTCACGCCTGCTGGAGGCAAAGTGACTGTCAGAGTTTGGCGAGAATCTCATCATATGATTTTGCAAGTTGAAGATACCGGGGTTGGCATTTCTCCAGAGCATAGACCGCTGATTTTCAATAAATTTCAACAGTTAGACAGTTCATATCATCGCCGATATGAAGGAACGGGACTTGGTTTGGCTTTAACCAAACAACTCGTAGAACTACATGGCGGTTGGATTAATGTCACTTCAGAAGTGGGATTTGGGTCAATTTTTACCGTAGGATTACCCATTAAAAAATTTAACCATAATCCATCGGTCAGCGACATGGAAATGAATCATAATCCCCTAGGGGGAATTGTTTTAATTGAAGAAGATGAAGAAACTGCCACATTTTTTTGTGACTTGCTCACCAATGCTGGTTATCAAGTGGTTTGGCTGGTTGATGCCATTCATGCTCTAATGAATATAGAAGTGTTACAACCTAAATTAGTGATTATTGATACTCCTTTATCGGACATTGAAGATTGTGAACTCATCGAAGAGTTACGCAGCAACGACTCAACCAGTTTATTAAAAATATTAGTATTAATGAGTCCTGAGTTGCTCCCAGAAGATTTGACAAATTTTTGGGAAGCTGGGGCTGATGACTATTTACTTAAACCCATTAATCCAGAGTTTTTTATAAATAAAATAAAGGCTTTTTTTGCAAGTTAA
- a CDS encoding DUF5615 family PIN-like protein yields MNSLFIRLYLDEDVNVLVAELLQARGFDAITARDAEQLHATDAEQFAYAVSQERTMITHNRTDFESLVQAYFDSGQMHYGVIFAVRRSPQEIAQRLLIILNQVTSDEMQNQVRYI; encoded by the coding sequence GTGAATAGTTTATTTATTCGTTTGTACTTAGATGAAGATGTTAATGTCTTGGTGGCAGAATTGCTGCAAGCCAGAGGATTTGATGCTATTACTGCCAGAGATGCCGAACAACTTCATGCTACTGATGCCGAGCAATTTGCCTATGCTGTCAGTCAAGAAAGAACTATGATTACTCACAATAGAACTGACTTTGAATCGCTGGTACAAGCTTATTTTGATTCAGGGCAGATGCATTATGGTGTCATTTTTGCGGTTCGTCGTTCTCCCCAAGAAATTGCCCAACGATTACTAATTATTCTCAATCAAGTGACCTCAGATGAGATGCAAAATCAGGTTCGGTATATTTAA
- the cobN gene encoding cobaltochelatase subunit CobN → MHRLAAIPGGWNSETEGVIFVEQTPAPVVFLTAADTDIQVFSAAITQLPKDFPGLRVTNLLQLQQQLSIDTYAEEVLAKAEAIILRLLGGRAYWSYGLEVVKATVEQTGGYLIVLPGDDRPDPDLMGHSTVPLRVVNQVWRYLTEGGVENTRNALKFIADNCLGKNYQPPAPVSVPRVGRYDWLSTNPDIGFLDPRFFEKTGDLAETSETGFFQKTRFLAPFLASKIGILFYRAHYLAGNMAPIDALCAALAKRGLDPVPLFVSSLRDRDVQAEILSYFQDIQVILNTTGFAIAQESVSSSQCNSQSHSQSNDQNYTKSSNNISFWQQLDVPVLQVILSSGTEEQWRSGFQGLSPRDLAMNVALPEVDGRIISRAISFKLVQTQDNNIETPVVVYQPVRDRIEFVADLAKNWAKLRQTPPEKRRIALILANYPTRDGRLANGVGLDTPASCVEILKALQKAGYFVSDIPADGDELITRLTTGITNDPEGQTFRPVWQQLPQGEYQNYFSTLPPEVQAQISDRWQNPETILNSDIPISGIQLGNIFVGIQPSRGYDLDPSFNYHAPDLEPTHHYLGFYYWLKQHFQADAMVHIGKHGNLEWLPGKGVALSENCYPEIALGPWPNLYPFIVNDPGEGSQAKRRAQAVIIDHLTPPMTRAELYGPLLELERLIDEYYEAQNLDPKRVSIIRDRLSKLIFDQNLHQELSLSDNNNVNQSKSATKDDEITDIIANLDGYLCELKEAQIRDGLHIFGQCPQGRQLRDLIVAIARCPGVGRLGLTRALAEDLGLDFDPLTVDPAFIHPQYGHIGEAIEQLENIAAELVEQVIKNHVGAIRESPLTDSNFTLNVGAIRESPLQDNRQIKLSKIPGKSTEQELNWIRQFLFPALQETPQEISQLIHGLNGGYVPSGASGAPTRGRPEVLPTGRNFYSVDIRAIPTETAWDIGRKAADEVILRYTQENGEYPKTLGLSIWGTSTMRTGGDDIAEALALLGVRPVWDGPSRRVVDIEIIPLSVLGRPRVDVTLRISGFFRDGFPNLIDLYDRAVNAVASLEEPADQNPLAFQVQTETKIWQELGLNSEQAKARSHYRVFGSKPGAYGAGLQGLIEEQNWLTDEDLARAYINWSSYAYTGTSTGNVEGHSAPEAFNQRLKEMQIVLHNQDNREHDLLDSDDYYQFQGGLTVAVRSVTGKNPQTYFGDNSIPEKPKVRQLREEIAKVYRSRVINPKWIAGVMRHGYKGAFEIAATVDYLFAYDATANCVQDYMYEGVANAYIFDEKVQDFIQQKNPWALRDMAERLLEAKERGLWQNAPDSMISGLRNMVLEAEGIIESKSDIR, encoded by the coding sequence ATGCACCGTCTCGCTGCAATTCCCGGAGGCTGGAATTCTGAAACGGAAGGGGTCATTTTTGTGGAACAAACCCCGGCGCCAGTGGTGTTCCTCACTGCTGCGGATACGGATATTCAAGTGTTTTCTGCCGCTATCACCCAATTGCCCAAGGATTTCCCTGGGTTACGGGTGACGAATTTGTTACAGCTTCAGCAGCAGTTGAGTATTGATACTTATGCTGAGGAGGTTTTGGCTAAGGCTGAGGCGATTATTTTGCGGCTGCTGGGGGGTCGCGCTTATTGGTCTTATGGGTTGGAAGTGGTGAAAGCAACGGTGGAACAAACCGGCGGCTATTTGATCGTGTTGCCGGGAGACGATCGCCCGGATCCAGATTTAATGGGTCATTCCACGGTTCCCCTGCGGGTGGTTAACCAAGTTTGGCGCTATTTGACCGAGGGCGGGGTGGAAAATACCCGGAATGCCCTGAAATTTATTGCTGACAATTGTTTGGGCAAAAATTATCAACCTCCGGCGCCGGTTTCGGTGCCCAGGGTGGGTCGATATGATTGGCTGTCAACAAATCCAGATATCGGGTTTTTAGATCCCCGGTTTTTTGAAAAAACCGGGGATCTTGCCGAAACCTCAGAAACCGGGTTTTTTCAAAAAACCCGGTTTCTTGCCCCGTTTCTTGCCTCTAAAATAGGCATTTTATTTTATCGTGCTCATTATTTGGCGGGGAATATGGCCCCCATTGATGCCCTTTGTGCGGCATTGGCTAAAAGAGGTTTAGACCCGGTGCCTTTGTTTGTTTCTTCCTTGCGCGATCGCGATGTGCAAGCCGAAATTTTATCTTATTTTCAAGATATTCAAGTTATTTTGAATACTACCGGATTTGCGATCGCTCAAGAGTCTGTGTCTAGTTCTCAGTGTAATTCTCAGTCTCATTCTCAGTCTAACGATCAAAATTATACTAAATCATCAAATAATATCTCATTTTGGCAACAGCTTGATGTGCCAGTTTTGCAAGTTATTTTGAGTAGTGGCACTGAGGAACAATGGCGATCGGGATTTCAAGGACTTTCCCCTCGCGATTTGGCGATGAATGTGGCATTGCCAGAGGTAGATGGACGGATTATTAGTCGGGCAATTTCTTTTAAATTAGTCCAAACTCAGGATAATAATATTGAAACTCCCGTGGTAGTTTATCAGCCGGTGCGCGATCGCATTGAATTTGTGGCTGACTTGGCAAAAAATTGGGCAAAATTGCGGCAAACTCCTCCAGAAAAACGCCGAATTGCTTTAATTTTAGCTAATTATCCCACCCGTGATGGTCGTTTAGCGAATGGGGTGGGTTTGGATACCCCCGCAAGCTGTGTGGAAATCCTCAAAGCTTTGCAAAAAGCGGGTTATTTTGTCAGCGATATTCCCGCTGATGGAGATGAGTTAATTACTCGACTAACTACGGGGATTACTAATGACCCAGAAGGGCAAACATTTCGCCCGGTTTGGCAACAGTTACCCCAGGGAGAGTATCAGAATTATTTTAGCACATTGCCGCCAGAAGTGCAAGCCCAAATTAGCGATCGCTGGCAAAATCCAGAGACTATATTAAATAGTGATATTCCCATTTCTGGGATTCAGTTGGGGAATATCTTTGTGGGAATTCAACCCTCTAGAGGCTATGACCTTGACCCTAGTTTCAATTATCATGCACCGGATTTAGAACCGACTCATCATTATTTAGGGTTCTACTATTGGCTAAAACAGCATTTTCAGGCTGATGCAATGGTGCATATCGGCAAACATGGAAATTTAGAATGGCTACCGGGTAAAGGGGTAGCTTTATCGGAAAATTGTTATCCCGAAATTGCCCTTGGGCCTTGGCCAAATTTATATCCGTTTATTGTCAATGACCCAGGGGAAGGTTCCCAGGCAAAACGCCGCGCCCAGGCGGTGATTATCGACCATTTAACCCCACCAATGACTCGCGCTGAGTTGTATGGGCCGCTGTTGGAATTGGAAAGATTGATTGATGAGTATTACGAAGCCCAAAATTTAGACCCAAAACGGGTTTCAATTATTCGCGATCGCCTCAGTAAGTTGATTTTTGACCAAAATTTACACCAGGAGTTATCTTTATCGGATAATAATAATGTAAATCAGTCAAAATCCGCCACTAAGGATGATGAAATTACCGATATTATTGCCAATTTAGACGGATATCTCTGTGAGTTAAAAGAGGCACAAATTCGCGATGGGCTGCATATATTTGGTCAATGTCCCCAAGGCAGACAATTACGAGATTTAATCGTCGCGATCGCCCGTTGTCCTGGTGTGGGTCGTCTGGGATTAACTCGTGCATTAGCAGAAGATTTAGGGCTAGATTTTGACCCGTTAACCGTCGATCCCGCTTTCATCCATCCCCAATATGGGCATATTGGAGAAGCGATCGAACAGTTAGAAAATATCGCCGCCGAATTAGTCGAACAGGTGATTAAAAACCATGTAGGGGCGATTCGCGAATCGCCCCTAACAGATTCTAATTTTACCCTAAATGTAGGGGCGATTCGCGAATCGCCCCTACAGGATAATCGCCAAATAAAATTATCAAAAATACCGGGAAAATCCACGGAACAAGAATTAAACTGGATTCGCCAGTTTCTCTTTCCAGCCCTACAAGAAACTCCGCAAGAAATTAGCCAATTAATACATGGATTAAATGGCGGATATGTGCCTAGTGGGGCTTCTGGTGCTCCCACCAGAGGCAGACCGGAAGTATTGCCCACCGGACGCAATTTTTACTCCGTAGATATTCGCGCTATTCCCACAGAAACCGCTTGGGATATTGGCCGCAAAGCGGCGGATGAAGTCATCTTACGTTATACTCAAGAAAATGGCGAATATCCCAAAACTTTAGGGTTATCAATTTGGGGAACTTCCACCATGCGAACCGGGGGAGATGATATTGCCGAAGCGTTAGCATTATTAGGCGTTCGTCCGGTTTGGGATGGCCCTTCTCGTCGGGTAGTGGATATAGAAATTATCCCTTTATCGGTGTTAGGTCGTCCTCGGGTTGATGTGACTTTAAGAATTTCTGGTTTTTTCCGGGATGGCTTTCCGAATTTGATTGATTTATACGATCGCGCAGTAAATGCGGTGGCAAGTTTGGAGGAACCCGCAGACCAAAATCCTTTGGCTTTTCAAGTACAAACAGAAACTAAAATTTGGCAAGAATTAGGACTTAATTCAGAACAGGCAAAGGCGCGATCGCACTATCGGGTTTTTGGTAGTAAACCGGGGGCTTATGGGGCTGGACTGCAAGGGTTAATTGAAGAACAAAACTGGTTAACTGATGAAGACTTAGCCCGGGCTTATATTAATTGGAGTAGCTATGCTTATACGGGCACTTCTACTGGCAATGTGGAAGGGCATTCTGCCCCCGAAGCATTTAACCAGCGGTTAAAAGAAATGCAAATAGTATTACATAACCAAGATAACCGCGAACATGACCTATTAGACTCCGATGATTACTATCAATTTCAAGGAGGTTTAACGGTAGCGGTTCGGTCTGTCACCGGCAAAAATCCGCAAACTTATTTTGGGGATAATTCCATTCCCGAAAAACCGAAAGTGCGACAATTGCGGGAAGAAATTGCCAAGGTGTATCGATCGCGAGTAATTAATCCCAAATGGATCGCTGGGGTAATGCGTCACGGATATAAAGGGGCGTTTGAAATTGCCGCGACTGTAGACTATTTATTTGCCTACGATGCTACAGCAAATTGCGTGCAAGACTATATGTATGAAGGGGTAGCAAATGCCTATATTTTTGATGAGAAAGTGCAGGATTTTATCCAGCAGAAAAATCCTTGGGCATTGCGGGATATGGCGGAACGGTTGTTAGAAGCAAAAGAACGGGGTTTATGGCAAAATGCGCCGGATTCAATGATTTCAGGATTGCGGAATATGGTATTAGAAGCGGAGGGAATTATTGAGAGTAAATCAGATATAAGATAG
- a CDS encoding PIN domain-containing protein, which translates to MKVLLDTNVIVDVAVERQPYFAASQQVLLKVEQKEIEGYVSPSILSDIYYIVRKARGKDWTIDFLNWLVNVCQIATVNDEAIRVALSANFADFEDAIQYGTAVVNQLEVIVTRNPQDFPVETPRIMTPSELI; encoded by the coding sequence ATGAAAGTTTTACTCGATACCAATGTAATTGTAGATGTAGCCGTAGAACGTCAGCCTTATTTTGCTGCAAGTCAACAAGTTTTATTAAAGGTGGAACAAAAAGAAATTGAAGGATATGTTTCCCCTTCTATTTTGAGCGACATTTATTATATCGTTCGTAAAGCAAGAGGCAAAGACTGGACTATAGATTTTTTAAACTGGTTAGTCAACGTTTGCCAAATTGCTACGGTGAATGATGAAGCAATTCGGGTGGCTTTATCGGCAAATTTTGCGGATTTTGAAGATGCTATTCAATATGGAACGGCAGTGGTGAATCAATTAGAAGTTATTGTCACCCGAAATCCCCAGGATTTTCCCGTAGAAACTCCCCGCATTATGACTCCTAGTGAATTAATTTAG